In Luteibacter mycovicinus, a genomic segment contains:
- the grxD gene encoding Grx4 family monothiol glutaredoxin, whose amino-acid sequence MALDTPTRERIESLLSEHEVVLFMKGTRQQPMCGFSAAATNTLNDIIPTYHTVNVLEDPEIREGIKEYGQWPTIPQLYVKGELVGGSDIIRQMYTSGELYTLFGASAPDRTPPEITITDKAAEAIRGGMANAQGQALHLEIGPDHSAGFQLAPAGDHDIVVVASGIEVHFDPGSAQRAKGIVIDWVSTVQGEGLSLKFPGAVEITSITVHQLKDKLAAGEVILVDVRPAHGRAMAAPLAGARILEDEGYEAFAALPKDTAIAFICHHGISSQAAAERLAAHGFTHLFNVEGGMDAWAREIDPTVPRY is encoded by the coding sequence ATGGCCCTCGATACACCCACTCGCGAGCGCATCGAATCCCTCCTTTCCGAGCACGAGGTCGTGCTGTTCATGAAGGGAACGCGCCAGCAGCCGATGTGCGGTTTCTCCGCCGCGGCGACCAACACGCTCAACGACATCATCCCGACCTACCACACCGTCAACGTGCTGGAAGACCCGGAAATCCGCGAGGGCATCAAGGAGTACGGCCAGTGGCCGACGATCCCGCAGCTCTACGTCAAGGGTGAGCTGGTCGGCGGTTCGGACATCATCCGTCAGATGTACACCAGCGGCGAGCTGTACACGCTGTTCGGCGCCAGCGCGCCGGACCGTACCCCGCCGGAAATCACCATTACCGACAAGGCCGCCGAAGCCATTCGTGGCGGCATGGCCAATGCCCAGGGCCAGGCCCTGCATCTGGAAATCGGCCCGGACCACAGCGCCGGCTTCCAGCTGGCTCCGGCCGGCGACCACGACATCGTCGTCGTCGCCAGCGGTATCGAAGTGCACTTCGATCCGGGCAGCGCCCAGCGGGCCAAGGGCATCGTGATCGACTGGGTCAGCACCGTCCAGGGCGAAGGCCTCAGCCTCAAGTTCCCGGGTGCGGTCGAGATCACGTCGATCACCGTGCATCAGCTGAAGGACAAGCTCGCCGCGGGCGAGGTCATCCTCGTCGACGTGCGCCCGGCGCACGGTCGCGCCATGGCGGCCCCGCTGGCCGGCGCGCGCATTCTGGAAGACGAGGGCTACGAAGCCTTCGCCGCTCTGCCCAAGGACACGGCCATCGCCTTCATCTGCCACCACGGCATTTCCAGCCAGGCGGCGGCCGAGCGTCTGGCGGCGCACGGCTTCACCCACCTGTTCAATGTGGAAGGCGGCATGGATGCATGGGCTCGCGAGATCGACCCGACGGTTCCGCGTTACTGA
- a CDS encoding UDP-2,3-diacylglucosamine diphosphatase: MAKFTCRAAFISDVHLGTPDCKAAYLLDFLKSLDCERLYLVGDIVDLEALARRHWWHPDHSAVIAELIAMAARGIQVTYLPGNHDYQMRGLAGSTIAGIRVELDAVHDGADGRRYRVSHGDEYDPEHIGRKWINWLGDTLHRFICWANRRVHAVRKRLELPYMPLSIILKSHVGAALAYIRDYEQRVATDARERGFDGHICGHIHFGHIRPLEGVLYMNDGDWVEHCTALVEDFSGAMELIHWTERRTPLGRASRETVLPSPEAVLGFAPLADCRANLAELRAETSLAG; the protein is encoded by the coding sequence ATGGCCAAGTTCACGTGTCGCGCCGCCTTCATTTCCGACGTGCATCTGGGTACGCCGGACTGCAAGGCCGCTTATCTCCTCGATTTCCTGAAGAGCCTCGATTGCGAGCGCCTTTACCTCGTCGGGGACATCGTCGACCTGGAAGCGCTGGCCAGGCGCCACTGGTGGCACCCCGACCATAGCGCGGTGATCGCCGAACTGATCGCCATGGCCGCCCGCGGCATCCAGGTGACCTACCTCCCGGGCAACCACGACTACCAGATGCGCGGTCTCGCCGGCTCGACCATCGCCGGGATCCGGGTCGAGCTGGACGCCGTCCATGACGGTGCGGATGGCCGCCGCTACCGCGTCAGCCACGGCGACGAATACGATCCCGAACACATCGGCCGCAAGTGGATCAACTGGCTGGGCGACACCCTGCATCGCTTCATCTGCTGGGCCAACCGCCGCGTGCATGCGGTGCGCAAGCGGCTGGAACTGCCCTACATGCCGCTGTCGATCATCCTCAAGTCACACGTCGGTGCCGCACTGGCCTATATCCGCGACTACGAACAACGCGTCGCCACCGATGCCCGCGAGCGCGGGTTCGACGGGCATATCTGCGGGCACATCCACTTCGGCCACATCCGTCCGCTGGAAGGCGTGCTCTACATGAACGACGGCGACTGGGTCGAGCACTGCACCGCCCTGGTTGAGGACTTCAGCGGCGCGATGGAGCTGATTCACTGGACCGAGCGCCGCACGCCGCTGGGTCGCGCCAGCCGTGAGACGGTACTGCCCTCGCCCGAAGCCGTTCTGGGGTTCGCTCCGCTCGCCGATTGCCGGGCCAATCTGGCGGAGTTGCGGGCGGAAACGTCACTAGCAGGTTGA
- a CDS encoding SGNH/GDSL hydrolase family protein, translating into MAEASFLALGDSYTIGEGVPEEGRWPVQLVARLREHGVAVAAPHIVATTGWTTDELSSAMDVAGLHGKYGLVTLLIGVNNQYRGRSSVEYREQFLALLERAGKLAGDSRRVVVVSIPDWSVTAFAEGRDRAAIGREIDAFNAIARDETHRAHARWVDVTAASREAGAKPDMLVDDGLHPSARQYGMWVERIFPQALAAVRELPG; encoded by the coding sequence GTGGCGGAAGCGAGCTTCCTCGCCCTCGGCGATTCGTACACGATCGGCGAGGGCGTGCCCGAAGAAGGTCGCTGGCCGGTGCAACTGGTTGCCCGGCTGCGCGAGCATGGTGTGGCCGTGGCTGCGCCACACATCGTCGCCACTACCGGCTGGACGACGGACGAGCTGTCGTCGGCGATGGATGTCGCCGGACTGCACGGCAAGTACGGGCTGGTGACCCTGCTGATCGGGGTCAACAACCAGTACCGCGGGCGCTCATCGGTCGAATATCGCGAGCAGTTTCTTGCTCTGCTCGAACGCGCGGGCAAGCTCGCCGGCGATTCGCGCCGCGTGGTGGTCGTGTCGATTCCCGACTGGAGCGTGACGGCGTTTGCCGAGGGACGGGATCGCGCGGCGATCGGGCGTGAGATCGATGCGTTCAATGCCATTGCGCGTGACGAAACGCATCGTGCGCACGCACGCTGGGTGGATGTGACGGCCGCTTCGCGCGAGGCCGGCGCGAAGCCGGACATGCTCGTGGATGATGGCCTTCATCCTTCCGCCAGGCAGTATGGAATGTGGGTGGAGCGGATTTTTCCGCAGGCGCTCGCGGCCGTCCGCGAACTGCCAGGCTGA
- a CDS encoding aminotransferase class I/II-fold pyridoxal phosphate-dependent enzyme — MSSIKPSAHLAEVRYEIRGALTRRARDMEAAGQPIIKLNIGNPGRYGFSTPPHLREAIGAHLTDSEAYGHEQGLEEAREAIVAQQKARGSFGVDVERVFIGNGVSELIDISLRALLQPGDEVLLPSPDYPLWSAATILNDGSPRYYRCLAENAHLPDPEEIEALIGPRTRALVLINPNNPTGAVYPGALLERIVDVARRHGLLLLCDEIYDEILYDDTPFQPLAAVAGDHPCVSFGGLSKVHRACGYRVGWMSLSGDPKRTAEYRDALQLLAALRLCANVTAQWAVRPALLDKPTIGELTAPGGRLHRARQVVLDSVAASPFLDVVAPGGAIYAFPQIRADAIAHFDDTAFALRLLEQESVLVVPGTSFNLSASRHLRLTLLPEPTQLQEVFVRMNRVLERMAEEAAPVASAVA; from the coding sequence GTGTCCTCGATCAAGCCCAGCGCGCACCTGGCGGAAGTGCGCTACGAAATCCGCGGCGCCCTCACCCGGCGCGCCCGCGACATGGAAGCGGCCGGCCAGCCGATCATCAAACTGAACATCGGTAACCCGGGCCGCTATGGTTTTTCCACGCCCCCGCACCTGCGCGAAGCCATCGGCGCCCATCTGACCGACAGCGAGGCCTACGGGCACGAGCAGGGTCTGGAGGAAGCCCGCGAGGCCATCGTGGCCCAGCAGAAAGCGCGTGGTTCGTTCGGCGTGGACGTGGAGCGCGTGTTCATCGGCAACGGCGTCAGCGAACTCATCGACATCTCCCTGCGCGCACTCCTGCAGCCGGGCGACGAGGTGCTCCTGCCCAGCCCGGATTACCCGCTGTGGAGCGCCGCCACGATCCTCAACGACGGCAGCCCCCGCTACTACCGCTGCCTGGCCGAGAACGCGCACCTGCCCGATCCGGAAGAGATCGAGGCCCTGATCGGACCGCGCACGCGCGCCCTGGTCCTGATCAATCCGAACAATCCCACCGGCGCCGTGTATCCCGGGGCCTTGCTCGAGCGCATCGTCGACGTCGCCCGCCGCCATGGCCTGCTGTTGCTGTGCGACGAGATCTACGACGAAATCCTCTACGACGACACGCCCTTCCAGCCACTGGCGGCCGTGGCCGGCGATCACCCCTGCGTCAGCTTCGGCGGTCTGTCGAAAGTGCACCGTGCCTGCGGCTACCGGGTCGGCTGGATGAGCCTGTCAGGCGACCCGAAGCGCACCGCGGAATACCGCGACGCATTGCAGTTGCTGGCCGCGCTACGCCTTTGTGCGAACGTCACCGCGCAGTGGGCCGTGCGTCCCGCGCTGCTCGACAAGCCGACCATCGGTGAACTCACCGCGCCGGGCGGCCGCCTGCACCGCGCGCGTCAGGTGGTGCTCGACAGCGTCGCCGCCAGCCCGTTCCTGGATGTCGTGGCACCGGGCGGAGCGATCTACGCGTTTCCGCAGATCCGCGCCGACGCCATCGCGCATTTCGACGACACGGCGTTCGCGCTGCGCCTTCTCGAACAGGAAAGCGTGCTGGTCGTGCCCGGCACCAGCTTCAATCTTTCCGCCAGCCGGCACCTGCGTCTCACGCTGCTGCCCGAGCCGACGCAGTTGCAGGAGGTGTTCGTGCGGATGAACCGCGTGCTGGAGCGGATGGCCGAGGAAGCCGCACCGGTCGCGAGCGCGGTCGCCTGA
- the rsgA gene encoding ribosome small subunit-dependent GTPase A, whose amino-acid sequence MTDTPDLARLRHIGWRDPALPDDSRRLARVVAQHRAGYELHDGSSAFNAQPAGQFLKRGLDPSLRPAVGDFVFLDHASHPVIEEVLPRRSVLTRAAAGERYERQIIATNIDYVLVITGLDGDFNPSRIERYLTLVEGSGARPVVLLSKADTDVDVEGAVAALAARLPAEAAVHAINAKDPATVALLASYLGPGSSAVLVGSSGAGKSTLTNTLLGEERMATGAVRSHDSRGRHTTTHRALLSLPSGGCLIDTPGMRELKLTGEENLDLFADIEALSAQCRFADCGHSNEPGCAIQAALASGELSPQRWRNFLKLHDEREEQAATLEARLKRKAGPRPAGKPKRGEWRRGDD is encoded by the coding sequence ATGACCGACACCCCGGACCTGGCGCGCCTGCGCCATATCGGCTGGCGCGACCCCGCCTTGCCCGACGATTCCCGCCGCCTTGCCCGCGTCGTGGCCCAGCATCGCGCCGGTTACGAGCTGCACGACGGCTCCTCGGCCTTCAACGCGCAGCCTGCCGGCCAGTTTCTGAAAAGGGGGCTGGACCCGTCGCTTCGCCCGGCGGTCGGCGACTTCGTCTTCCTCGACCACGCCAGCCACCCGGTGATCGAGGAGGTGCTGCCGCGCCGTTCCGTCCTGACCCGTGCCGCCGCGGGCGAGCGATACGAGCGGCAGATCATCGCCACCAACATCGACTACGTTCTCGTCATCACCGGCCTCGACGGCGACTTCAACCCGTCGCGCATCGAGCGCTACCTGACCCTGGTCGAGGGTTCCGGGGCGCGTCCGGTCGTCCTGCTCAGCAAGGCGGATACCGACGTGGACGTCGAGGGAGCGGTCGCCGCTCTCGCCGCGCGCCTGCCCGCCGAAGCGGCGGTGCATGCGATCAACGCGAAGGATCCCGCGACGGTGGCCTTGCTTGCGTCCTATCTCGGGCCGGGCTCCAGCGCGGTCCTCGTCGGCTCGTCGGGAGCGGGCAAGTCGACGCTCACCAACACCTTGCTGGGCGAAGAACGCATGGCCACGGGCGCGGTACGCTCGCACGACAGCCGCGGCCGGCACACCACGACGCACCGTGCGCTGCTCAGCCTGCCCAGCGGCGGTTGCCTGATCGATACGCCCGGCATGCGCGAACTGAAGCTGACCGGCGAGGAAAACCTCGACCTGTTCGCCGACATCGAAGCGCTTTCCGCGCAGTGCCGCTTTGCCGACTGCGGACACAGCAACGAACCGGGTTGCGCGATCCAGGCCGCGCTCGCTTCCGGCGAGCTGTCGCCGCAACGCTGGCGCAATTTTCTCAAGCTGCACGACGAGCGCGAAGAGCAGGCGGCGACCCTCGAAGCACGCCTGAAGCGCAAGGCGGGTCCGCGCCCCGCCGGTAAACCGAAACGCGGCGAGTGGCGACGCGGAGACGACTAA